One stretch of Corynebacterium callunae DSM 20147 DNA includes these proteins:
- a CDS encoding glycosyltransferase family 4 protein, with translation MRVAIIAESFLPNVNGVTNSVLRVLEYLKAHGHEALVIAPGARDFEEEIPHYLGFEIVRVPTVRVPLIDSLPIGVPLPSVTTVLREYQPDIIHLASPFVLGGAGAFAARQLRIPAIAIYQTDVAGFSQRYHLAPLATASWEWIKTVHNTCQRTLAPSSMSIDELREHGVNDIFHWARGVDSHRFDPAKRSKQLRRSWDPSGKKKIVGFVGRLASEKGVERLSSLSGRADIQLVIVGDGPEAKDLQEMMPDAIFTGALGGEELARTYASLDLFVHPGEFETFCQAIQEAQASGVPTIGPRAGGPIDLIDEGVNGLLLDVVGFKENLPAAAEWILDSSRHETMRKAARNGVKNKTWDALCSQLFQHYTDVIELSHRVPLTFFGPSAEAAKLPAWVARALGVRVRSSIDA, from the coding sequence ATGCGGGTAGCAATTATTGCAGAGTCCTTTCTTCCGAATGTAAACGGAGTAACCAACTCGGTACTCCGCGTTTTGGAATACTTAAAGGCCCATGGCCATGAGGCTCTGGTGATTGCCCCGGGTGCCCGGGATTTCGAAGAAGAAATCCCGCATTACCTGGGATTTGAGATCGTGCGAGTACCTACCGTGCGGGTTCCGCTTATTGATTCCCTCCCCATTGGTGTGCCACTGCCATCGGTTACCACCGTGCTGCGTGAATACCAGCCCGATATCATTCACCTAGCTTCCCCATTCGTTTTGGGCGGTGCAGGCGCCTTTGCAGCCCGTCAATTGCGTATCCCTGCAATTGCTATTTATCAAACCGATGTGGCTGGCTTCTCCCAGCGTTATCACCTTGCGCCTTTGGCTACTGCCAGCTGGGAATGGATTAAGACCGTTCACAATACTTGCCAGCGCACTCTCGCACCCTCTTCAATGAGCATTGATGAACTGCGCGAACACGGCGTAAATGACATTTTCCACTGGGCTCGTGGAGTAGATTCCCACCGCTTTGATCCAGCTAAACGTTCCAAGCAATTGCGTCGCAGCTGGGATCCCAGTGGCAAGAAGAAAATCGTGGGCTTTGTAGGTCGCCTAGCTTCTGAAAAGGGAGTGGAACGCCTGTCTAGCCTTTCTGGTCGTGCAGACATCCAATTGGTCATTGTGGGCGATGGCCCAGAGGCCAAGGATCTGCAAGAAATGATGCCGGATGCAATCTTCACCGGCGCTTTAGGTGGCGAGGAACTAGCTCGCACCTATGCTTCCCTCGATCTTTTTGTGCACCCTGGTGAATTTGAAACCTTCTGCCAGGCTATTCAAGAAGCTCAGGCCTCTGGTGTACCAACCATTGGCCCACGTGCTGGCGGCCCAATCGACCTTATTGATGAGGGCGTTAATGGTCTGCTGCTTGACGTTGTTGGTTTTAAAGAGAATCTGCCAGCAGCAGCTGAATGGATTTTGGATTCCTCCCGCCATGAGACCATGCGCAAGGCAGCTCGCAATGGTGTGAAGAACAAAACCTGGGATGCGCTCTGTAGCCAGCTGTTCCAGCACTACACCGATGTTATTGAGCTTTCTCACCGCGTACCCTTAACCTTCTTTGGCCCCAGCGCTGAAGCTGCAAAACTGCCAGCGTGGGTTGCTCGCGCCCTGGGTGTGCGCGTGCGCTCCAGCATCGATGCTTAA
- a CDS encoding demethylmenaquinone methyltransferase, which yields MAKASLDKDPFDVASMFDDVGKNYDLTNTVLSFGQDRVWRKRTRERLDLKPGEKVLDLAAGTAVSTVEMAKSGAWCVACDFSQGMLAAGKDRDVPKVVGDGMKLPFADNSFDAVTISYGLRNIHDFRAGLREMARVTKPGGRLTVAEFSTPVIPVFGTVYKEYLMRFLPQVARAVSSNPEAYIYLADSIRAWPSQAELAKEINANGWSDCGWQNLTFGIVALHSAIKPEA from the coding sequence GTGGCTAAGGCATCTTTGGACAAGGACCCCTTCGACGTTGCATCAATGTTTGATGACGTCGGAAAAAATTATGACCTCACCAACACCGTGCTTTCCTTTGGTCAGGACCGTGTATGGCGCAAACGCACCCGCGAGCGTCTAGACCTCAAACCAGGTGAAAAAGTTTTGGATTTGGCAGCAGGTACTGCGGTCTCCACCGTAGAGATGGCTAAATCCGGCGCCTGGTGTGTGGCCTGTGATTTCTCGCAGGGCATGTTGGCAGCAGGTAAGGATCGTGACGTTCCTAAGGTTGTTGGCGATGGCATGAAATTGCCTTTTGCCGATAACTCCTTTGACGCCGTAACCATCTCCTATGGCCTACGCAATATTCACGATTTCCGCGCGGGTCTGCGCGAAATGGCGCGTGTAACCAAGCCTGGTGGACGTTTGACGGTGGCGGAGTTTTCCACCCCAGTTATCCCGGTTTTTGGCACCGTGTACAAGGAATACCTCATGCGTTTTCTACCCCAGGTGGCGCGCGCGGTATCTTCCAACCCTGAGGCATATATCTACCTGGCAGATTCCATTAGGGCATGGCCCAGCCAAGCAGAGCTAGCCAAGGAAATTAATGCTAATGGCTGGTCTGATTGCGGTTGGCAAAACCTCACCTTCGGAATTGTGGCCTTGCACTCGGCTATCAAACCAGAGGCTTAA
- the cycA gene encoding D-serine/D-alanine/glycine transporter, with translation MNTSEDIRQPGEEVHLKRGLSNRHLQLIAIGGAIGTGLFMGSGKTISAAGPSVILVYAIIGFMLFFVMRAMGELLLANLSYKSLRDAVSDILGPAAGFVTGWTYWFCWIATGMADIVAITGYAQYWWPEIPLWLPGIVSIALLFVLNLAAVRLFGEMEFWFAIVKIVAIVALIAVGFYMVVTGFQEPNGATAKFSNLIEHGGFFPNGITGFLAGFQIAIFAFVGIELAGTAAAETVDPEKTLPRAINSIPVRIVIFYVLALVVIMMVTPWNEVSPESSPFVQMFALAGIPAAAGMINFVVITSAASSANSGIFSTSRMLYGLSLEGAAPRRWSKLSDSQVPARGLIFSVICLIPALGMLYAGGTVIEAFTLITTVSSVLFMVVWSYILVAYIVYRRRTPQLHEQSIFKMPGGVAMAYVVLVFFAAMLVVLSLEPDTRSALIATPVWFILLAIGWFAAGGSKGAAQRSRIKPRDTISH, from the coding sequence ATAAATACCTCAGAAGATATCAGGCAGCCAGGTGAAGAAGTTCACCTCAAACGTGGCCTGAGCAACCGGCACCTCCAGCTCATTGCAATTGGCGGAGCAATTGGCACCGGACTTTTTATGGGCTCAGGAAAAACCATTTCAGCAGCTGGCCCCTCCGTCATCTTGGTCTACGCAATCATTGGCTTTATGCTCTTTTTTGTCATGCGAGCCATGGGGGAGTTGCTACTTGCAAACCTCAGCTATAAATCATTGCGCGATGCTGTTTCCGACATCTTGGGACCAGCAGCCGGCTTTGTAACTGGCTGGACCTACTGGTTCTGCTGGATCGCTACTGGCATGGCAGACATCGTGGCAATTACCGGCTATGCCCAATATTGGTGGCCAGAGATTCCACTCTGGTTACCTGGCATTGTGAGCATTGCACTGCTCTTTGTACTGAACCTGGCAGCAGTTCGCCTCTTTGGTGAAATGGAATTCTGGTTCGCCATTGTCAAAATTGTGGCCATTGTGGCACTTATTGCTGTTGGCTTTTATATGGTGGTCACCGGATTCCAAGAACCCAATGGCGCCACCGCAAAATTCTCAAACCTCATTGAGCACGGCGGATTCTTCCCCAATGGCATCACTGGCTTCTTGGCTGGTTTCCAAATTGCCATCTTCGCCTTTGTGGGCATTGAGCTAGCAGGCACTGCAGCCGCAGAAACTGTAGATCCGGAAAAGACCCTGCCTCGCGCAATCAACTCCATCCCAGTGCGCATTGTCATCTTCTATGTCTTGGCACTGGTTGTCATCATGATGGTGACCCCATGGAATGAAGTAAGCCCGGAAAGTAGCCCCTTTGTGCAGATGTTTGCTTTGGCAGGTATTCCGGCAGCAGCGGGCATGATCAATTTTGTGGTGATTACCTCGGCAGCTTCCTCTGCCAATAGTGGTATTTTCTCCACCTCTCGTATGCTTTATGGATTGTCCTTGGAAGGTGCTGCACCGCGTCGCTGGAGCAAGCTTTCCGATAGCCAGGTACCAGCACGAGGACTTATTTTCTCGGTGATCTGCCTGATCCCAGCCCTGGGTATGCTCTATGCCGGTGGCACTGTTATTGAGGCCTTCACCTTGATCACCACCGTGTCTTCGGTGCTGTTTATGGTGGTGTGGTCTTACATTCTGGTGGCTTATATTGTCTACCGCCGGCGCACCCCGCAGCTTCATGAACAATCCATCTTCAAAATGCCTGGTGGAGTAGCCATGGCTTATGTGGTGTTGGTGTTCTTCGCGGCCATGCTGGTGGTGTTGTCACTGGAACCAGATACCCGTTCTGCCCTCATTGCTACCCCAGTGTGGTTTATCCTTTTGGCCATTGGTTGGTTTGCAGCTGGTGGATCTAAGGGAGCCGCCCAGCGCAGCAGGATTAAACCCCGCGACACCATCAGCCACTAG
- a CDS encoding polyprenyl synthetase family protein, whose amino-acid sequence MSSGRTVPTRSHGLGKEGATGSGASQVEFGDPELTAEINHAMVQVEELLHKELSSGQEFLVDKVMHLTKAGGKRFRPMFALLASKFGEKPLSEDVIKAAVVVEITHLATLYHDDVMDEATMRRGVPSANARWDNSVAILAGDILLAHASRLMSQLGTETVAHFAETFGELVTGQMRETIGPRDTDPIEHYMEVIREKTGVLIASAGYLGSLHAGAAAEHIDALKKFGAAIGMIFQIVDDIIDIFSETHESGKTPGTDLREGVFTLPVLYAMREETEVGAQLREILTGPLTDDETVEKVLALLSQSGGRQAALDEVYRYMDIANAELDRLPDNSVKDALRELATFTVKRVG is encoded by the coding sequence ATGAGTAGCGGCCGAACCGTTCCAACCCGTTCCCACGGGCTCGGAAAAGAAGGTGCCACCGGAAGCGGAGCATCTCAGGTCGAGTTTGGTGATCCCGAGCTTACGGCCGAGATCAACCACGCAATGGTGCAGGTAGAAGAGCTTCTGCACAAGGAACTATCCTCCGGACAAGAGTTCCTGGTGGATAAGGTCATGCACCTCACCAAAGCCGGTGGCAAACGATTCCGCCCAATGTTTGCTTTGCTGGCATCTAAATTTGGTGAAAAGCCACTTTCAGAGGACGTCATTAAAGCGGCTGTGGTTGTGGAAATCACGCACCTGGCTACCCTCTATCACGATGATGTGATGGATGAGGCGACTATGCGCCGCGGTGTGCCAAGCGCCAATGCACGCTGGGATAACTCCGTAGCAATTTTGGCCGGCGATATTTTGCTCGCCCACGCCTCCCGACTGATGAGCCAGCTGGGCACTGAGACAGTGGCGCACTTTGCCGAAACCTTTGGTGAATTGGTGACCGGACAGATGCGCGAGACTATCGGACCCCGCGATACCGACCCCATTGAGCACTATATGGAGGTTATTCGGGAGAAAACCGGTGTACTTATTGCTTCCGCTGGTTATCTGGGTTCCTTGCATGCAGGTGCTGCTGCAGAGCATATTGATGCCCTGAAGAAATTTGGCGCTGCCATCGGCATGATCTTCCAGATTGTTGATGACATTATCGATATTTTCTCTGAAACCCATGAATCCGGTAAAACCCCGGGTACTGATCTGCGCGAAGGCGTTTTTACCCTGCCAGTGCTTTATGCCATGCGTGAAGAGACCGAAGTTGGTGCGCAGCTGCGTGAGATCCTCACCGGCCCGCTTACCGACGATGAAACCGTGGAAAAGGTCTTGGCCTTGCTTTCTCAATCCGGCGGCCGTCAGGCGGCGCTGGATGAGGTTTATCGCTATATGGATATCGCCAACGCAGAGTTGGATCGTTTGCCCGATAATTCCGTCAAGGATGCACTGCGCGAACTAGCCACTTTTACAGTTAAAAGAGTCGGCTAA
- a CDS encoding geranylgeranyl reductase family protein: MSSTSDVSPAPKEGDSFDVLIIGAGPSGAAAAVHAARAGLKTLLVDAASFPRDKTCGDGLTPRAMHQLENLGVADQLLKNYSNKGLKLHGFGGSVTAPWPSSYPTAVGSAMARHSFDELLFRLAQSHPEVSTWENATAEEPIFKGSRLAAVRINYGGVSHEVAAGHVIVADGVRSTFGKKLGRVWHRNEVYGIAARSYCTSPKSDEPWMHSHVELRDEQGVVQPGYGWIFPLGDGTVNLGCGALSTDKRPARINTKKLLSFYAAQQREEWGLGEEQHVTSALLPMGGAVSNVAGSNWMLIGDSAACVNPLNGEGIDYGLETAALAVETLSSYPRRDLTLLWPHILREHYGETFLLARTAARLLTYPQFLPITGPLAFRGPLQKAIMPAAARLMGNLITPEDKDLLARGWRLAGSTMQQALKGAPLWSSTI; this comes from the coding sequence GTGTCTTCAACATCTGATGTTTCTCCCGCCCCTAAAGAGGGCGATAGCTTTGACGTTTTAATCATCGGGGCTGGCCCCTCGGGCGCTGCAGCCGCCGTCCACGCCGCGCGCGCTGGGCTTAAAACTTTGCTTGTCGACGCCGCCTCCTTCCCCCGGGATAAAACCTGCGGAGATGGACTTACTCCACGCGCCATGCATCAGCTAGAGAATTTAGGAGTAGCCGATCAGCTCCTAAAAAATTACTCAAACAAAGGCCTTAAGCTTCACGGTTTTGGTGGCTCTGTCACCGCCCCGTGGCCTTCCTCCTACCCCACCGCGGTCGGCTCAGCGATGGCTCGCCATAGCTTTGATGAGCTCCTCTTCCGCCTGGCGCAATCCCACCCGGAAGTGAGCACCTGGGAAAATGCCACCGCCGAAGAACCCATTTTTAAGGGCTCTCGTTTAGCAGCAGTACGCATTAACTACGGCGGTGTGTCTCATGAGGTAGCTGCCGGCCATGTCATTGTGGCCGATGGTGTGCGCTCTACCTTTGGCAAGAAGCTAGGACGGGTGTGGCACCGCAATGAGGTTTATGGCATCGCGGCGCGTTCTTATTGCACCTCCCCCAAGTCCGATGAACCTTGGATGCACTCCCATGTGGAATTGCGCGATGAACAAGGTGTGGTGCAGCCAGGTTATGGCTGGATCTTCCCGCTCGGTGATGGCACCGTCAATCTTGGTTGTGGTGCACTGTCCACCGATAAGCGCCCGGCTCGTATCAATACCAAAAAGCTTTTAAGCTTTTATGCCGCTCAACAACGTGAGGAATGGGGCTTGGGCGAGGAACAACATGTCACCTCTGCCCTGCTCCCAATGGGTGGTGCGGTATCTAATGTGGCTGGTTCCAATTGGATGCTTATTGGTGATTCTGCAGCTTGTGTTAACCCTCTCAATGGTGAAGGCATCGACTATGGCCTGGAAACCGCGGCGTTGGCCGTCGAAACGCTTAGTTCCTATCCCCGGCGCGACCTCACCCTTTTATGGCCACATATTTTGCGGGAACACTATGGTGAAACTTTCCTCTTAGCACGCACCGCAGCACGGCTGCTAACGTATCCGCAATTCTTGCCAATCACTGGCCCATTGGCTTTCCGAGGTCCTTTACAGAAGGCGATTATGCCGGCTGCTGCTCGTCTTATGGGCAATTTGATTACGCCTGAGGATAAAGATCTTTTGGCGCGCGGTTGGCGCCTGGCTGGTTCCACCATGCAGCAAGCCCTCAAGGGTGCGCCTTTGTGGTCTTCCACCATTTAA